The DNA segment CGATGGGGAAAAGGCCGAGCCAGACGGAAAATACCATGAGAAGCACCATGGCAATCCAAAAGCCCGGCGTGCTGGCGGCAATGAGGGCATAACCCGTCACCAGCTTATCAGCCGCCCCGCCTCGTTTATGCCCCGCCAGGATGCCAAAAAACAGGCCGATGACGCCGGAAAGGAGCCATGCCGCAAAGAGAAGGCCAAGGGAATTCATGAGCTTTTCCCCGATGACCTCCGCCACCGGCCGCCTGTAAAGGAGCGACATTCCCAGATCGCCGTGAAGCGCATCCACGGCCCAGGAGAAATACCGCTCAGCCGCCGGAGCGCCGACGCCCCAGTAGGCCTCAAGCTTTTCAATCTGTTCCGCGCTCATGGCGCCGAGGGCCGCCTGACCAATATTTGTCTGGAGCGGGTCGATGGGCGAAACCGCAAGAAGCGCAAACGCCAGCATGCTCACCAGCACCAGCATGATCGCCATGCGGACAGCCTGCATGGCAAATCCGTATTGTTTCCTGTTTCTCAAAATCAGGCCTCCTCTATTCCCAGCTCCACTGATCCACGTTGTTTACGATGGACCAGCCATGGCCGTGGGGGTGAAGCTTCTGCTCTGCAACATGAAGCCCGTCCCGCACCCAGTAAAGATGATCGATGTTCACGAGCCAGACCCACGGCACATCACCGTCCTGGGTGATGCCGGCTGTCCCGTCCCACTGGGCCTTTTTCCAAAGCTCATAGGATTCCTCAAGATCTCCGCAGGCTAACGCCTCGTCCATGTACTGATCCACGGTCTCATTCGCATACGGGGAATACCTTGCATAATCCCCGTCCGAATCTGTGTGGTAAATGTTGTAAAGTTCCATGGGCGTATGGGCGCCCCAGCCCCACATGAGCGGCGTGGACTGGGCCATGTCATATGCCACATCCCAGCCGACGCCTTCGATCTCCACGGAAATCCCCATCTCTCCGAGCTGGTTGGCCGTCTCCGCGGAGAGCGCCTGGCGCACCGAGTCGCCGGCCGAATAAAGGAGCGTAAAACCGGCCTTCACGCCGTCCTTTTCCCGGATTCCGTCTGCTCCCATGACCCATCCGGCCTCGTCAAGAAGCGCCGCCGCCTGCTCCGGGTCGTATTCCGTCTCTGCCGCTTCATTGTACCATGGCATGCCGTCGCAGACGCTGTACGCCGCCGTACCGTATCCATTCAAGACGTTCTCAATCATTTTCTCCCGGTCGATGGCCAGGTTGATGGCACGCCGCACCAGGATATCGCCCGTAAAATCATTTCCGAGAGCCACGCCGTTTTCGTCCGTCTCACCTGCCGGAACGGCCGGGAGATTGAAGCCGCGGTTATCCACGGTCTTGCAGGAAAAGAGGCTGTATCCGTCCATGGACTGATCCGAGTAGGCCGCCGACGTGTAGGCCAGATCCACCTGCCCCGACATGGCCGCCGCAAACGCCGCGTCCTCCTCCATGAAAAGCACCGTCACCCGCTTCATCTTCGGCGCATCGCCGTAATAATCCGGGTTGGCCTCAAAAATTACCTGCTGGCCTTTGTCCCACTGCTTTAAAATATAGCGGCCGGAGCCGATGGGATTCGTCCCGTAATCCGGCCCGTAGGCATGTTCCGGCACGATGCCGGTGATCGCCATCGTATAGGGCCAGATGGAGTATGGGCGGTTTAAAAGAAATTCCACGGTCACATCGTCCACGGCCCGCGCCTCGTTTAACATCGTAAAGTCGTTGACCGAGCTGGTGTCCCGGAGTGTGTTGTAGGTAAACGCCACGTCTTCTGCCGTCAGGGGCTCGCCGTCCGTGAATTTCACATCGTCCCGGATGGTGACGGTCCAGGTGAGGCCGTCCTCGCTGACCGCCATATCCGTCGCCAAATCATAGCCGATGGTGAGGTCGGCTTCCGTCACCGTCAGCGTGCTCTGGATTAGCGGCTCATGGACATGCTCTCCGGCGCCCCAGCCGTAAGCCGGATCAAAGCCCGCCTCCGGCTCCGAAGTCGGGCCCATGACGACGATGACGGAGTCATTCTCTCCACCGGCAGTAGTTTCCTCCGTATTCTGGCTGCCTCCGGACTGTACCGAAGTTCCGGCGTTTCCCGTTCCGGCTGGCTTCTGTCCCCCCTGATTTCCCGAACCGCAGGCCGTAAGCCCGGCCATAAGCGCGGCGGCTAAAAGGGCTGCCATGGCCGTATGCTTTCTGTTTTGTCTCATCCTTTTCTTCCCCTTTCCCAAGCTGTGCTGCTCTTCTATCCCGCTCTGTTTCGCGCAGGCCTTTCCGCAGGCACAAAAAAGATGCCAGAAAGGCGCACGCCTGCGGCATGCCGTTACCTTCCTGGCAAATTCTATTTTTTACTTTTCGTGTTTTGTTTCGTCTGCTTTTGTCTGGCTGAAAATTCTGTCCTTCGGAACAGGTTCCGCGGCTTCTGCCGCGAGTCATAGAACTATTATAGAAAAAAATGGCAGAAAGGTCAACCGGAAGTTTGGCGCCGGCAAACCCTCGCCTGCTTTTTCTAAATTTGCGATTTACACCAATTCACAGCGTTTAAAAGCCTTTCCGTGACATGTTCATGGTGCCCGTAGGGATCGAAGCCAGCCTGTGTGTGCAAAAACGCGGACGCGATCCGGTCATGTGCCCCGGCGGCGAAAAGCGGGGCCTTGGCCAGTCGGTTATCGTGCTTCGCCCCCTCGGCCGCGCCATTGAGCAGATAAACCTGCGCGCCCGTATTCACAGGCCGCGTCTCACTGAGGAAGTCAAGGAATCCCGGGTACCAGAAAGAGCCGCAGACGGAAAAAACCGCCTGAAAGGCATCCGTACAGTAGAGGCTGTACACAGCCGCAAGCCCGCCCAAAGAGTGGCCGCCATAGATCCATTTCCCAATGCCATACTTCTCAGACAGCAGCGGAAGAACCCCTTCCGTTAAATGTCCGGTGTAGCTTTCGCAGCCGCCGCCAAAGTCCGGCGCTCCCTTTCGCATGGCCGCCGCGGGCCACGGCGTATAGTCATTAAGCCTGTCCCGGGGAACCACTCCAAACAGCCACACATCTTCACACATGGAAGACAGTTTTTCCGCAATCTCCCCATCGTTGAGCAGTACGCCCACCCGGGAACTTTGGGCGGCAGGCTCGCAGACGATCACCTCATAACCGGAAACCGTGCAGCTTTCCATCACTGAACCGCCTCGCTTATGATCTCCATTGCATCAAAAATCGAAGCGCCGTAATCCATCAAAACGTCGTATCCGATTTCAACGATGCGGCCGTTCACGACTGCGGGAACCTCAGAAAGCACCGGCTCTTCCTGCATGGCCTCGATTGCACCGGCATCGGCTTCCTGATTCCTGTCGCTCGTGACATAGATGATAAGCTCCGGAGCCATATTTACCATATCCTCCAGAGAGAATCCGGAACCGCCGGAGGCCACATTGGTATAGCCTAACTCATTTAACATGCTCTCCTGCAAGGCGGATTGATAGCATCCAAAGCTGTTGTCCTTAAAATTGCAGATAATGACAGCATTTTTAAGCCCGTTCTCCGAATCATCCGTATGGACGGCATCCAGACGGGCCGTCAGTTCCTCCACATAGGCCTCTGCCTCCTCCTGCACGTTAAAAATAACGCCCAGATTTAAAATATCGTTGAAAACGTCCTCTAAGGAACGCGGCTGGCTCGTGATGCTGGCGCCCTGCGCGTACACGCTGATTTCTACATCATTCAAATCAGAGATCGTGCCCATGCCGCTTTCCGTGAACATGGCGACTCGCCCCACAATGATATCAGGCTCGTAATCCACGATTACTTCTTTTGAGACGGTCTTCTTATCCCCAATCCAGGTGATTGCGTTAATCTGATCCGCATACTCGCCCGTCACCTGGTTATCCGGGTTGAGCATTCCGACGATTTTGTCTTCCAGTCCAAGGCGGATCAACAGCTCCGCGGAGGAAAGATTGTTGGCGATGACCCTCTCCGGGGCGGACTCAAATGTCTGAGAAATTTCATTTCCGTCCGCATCCCAGGTAACTACGGTGACAGGATATCCATTCTCTGCTTCCGTTTCGGCCGGCGCCTCCTGTTCGGCCTGTTCAGAGGTTGACGGCTCCTCTGCGGATGAAGCGGCGGAACTCGCCGGAGCCTCTGTCTGTCTGCTGCACGCGGCGGCGCTAAATGCCAGGGCCGCCACGCAAAAAATAGCAATAAGTCTTCTCATTCTGATCGTTCCTTTCCTTATATTATAGATAACGGATGATAATCTGTCCGTCCTCCGATGTTAGGATCTCGCAGTCCACCTCGAAGATTTCCTTCATGTGCTCGGCGGTGATGACATCGGCCGGTTTTCCGGAATAACGGATCTTTCCATCCTTCAGAAGGTAAATCCAATCGCTGAATTTACATGCAAGCTGTGTATCATGAAGCACCGCCAGCACATTGATCTTTAAGGACTTCACCAGGCGCAGGATATCAAGCTGATAGCGGATGTCCAGATGGTTCGTCGGCTCGTCCAACAGCAGCAGTTTCGGCTGCTGTGCGATGGCGCGGGCCAGCACCACCCGCTGTTTCTCGCCGCCGCTGAGGGAGAGATAGCTCCTGTCCCGGTTTTCATACATGCCGACACGGCGGAGCGCGTCATCAACAATTTCAAAATCCTGCTCCCGTTCCCGCTCCATGAACCCCAGATGGGGTGTTCTTCCCAGCATGACCACGTCCCGCACGGTCGTCTCAAAGTTCATGTTGTTGAACTGCGCCACCACCGCCATGCTTTTGGCCGATTCCCGGTTTTTCATCGTCCGGATTGGCCTTTCATCCAGATAGACTGTTCCGGAATCCGGCGTCAGAACACGGTAAGCCGTCTTAAGAAAGGTGGTTTTTCCACAGCCGTTTGGCCCCAATATCGTATGGAACGCATGATCGCTCACCCGCAGGGAAATCCCCTTCAAAATCTCCCTGCCCGGAACGGAATATCGAACGTCTTCACTTCGCAAATCCATATTTTACTCCTTCCCGTAGCCGCGCTGCGTGACAATATAGATGAAGAAGGGCGCACCCACCAGCGCAGTAAAAATGCCAATGGGAAGTTCCGCATTCTCCACCAGGATACGGGCAAACACATCCGCCCAGATCAGGAAAATAGCTCCCATCAGCATAGCCGCCGGCAAAAGCCGTCTGTGGTTCGGCCCCACAAAGGAGCGGGACAGATGAGGAATAATCAGCCCCACAAAACCGATGATGCCGCAGCTTGAAACCAGGATGCCAGTCATGACGGCAACGACCAGCATGTAGATCCTGCGGAAAAATCCCAGATTGATGCCCAGGGTGACGGCCACCTCATCGCCTAACATCATCGCATCAAAAACCCGGTATTGGGTCATCAGGAAGATTCCGCTGAGGAAAACCACCGCCGCGGGCAGCGCCAGCCCGTCCCATTTGGCATTTGCCAGCGAACCCATCGTCCAGAATTTGATCGTCATGATGCTGTCCGAATTTCCGGCCACCGATATAATAAAGTTGGAAAAGGCAGAAAAAAGGGCATTGACCACCGTCCCGGATAAAATGAGGCGGGAGGTCGTCATTTTGCCCTGGGCCGAGGCGATGGCAAGCACCATCACCGTAGCCAGCATAGCCCCGGTGAAGGCTCCCAGAGCCGTGAACAAAGAAAGCCCCAGCACGATAAAAAGTGTGGCTCCAAAAGTAGCCCCGGCAGACACGCCCAGAATGTACGGCTCCGAGATCGGGTTATTGACTGTGGATTGCAGCACACAGCCGCAGACGGCAAGCCCTGCTCCCACAAAGCCGCCCAAAAGCACCCGGGGCACCCGCATGTTCCATACAATCGCCACGGCGGACTTCCCCAGTTCTGCATAGAGGCTTTCGTTCCGCGCAAGCTTGCCTGCCAGGACATGAATCGTGTCCGCCATGGGGATATCCACCGCCCCCAAAGAGATTGCGATTATGCCGGACAGAATCAGCAGTACCGCCAGAATCACGAGCAGTGCGCCGTAGCCCTTTGCTGTTTTCGCAAAGTATTTATTTTTCATAATCTTTACTCCAAATTCTGTATCGTCTTTTGTTAGTTTTGGCTAACCGCAGGGCAGACGTCTCCCTTTCTCTCTGCGCGCCGATGGCGGGAGACGTTCCAATGCGAAAAGAGTATAGCACAATCTGGACTAGTTAGCAATACCTAACTTGAAATTTTTCACTTCCCTGGGAACGGCAGCCAGAGAAACTTCCTCTGCTGTCGCGGCTCCGCGGCCATCCCTTATCCGGCCGCAGAGCCGCCCATCTCTCATCAGACCTTAAGCGACCACCCAAAGTCCCCATGATAAATCATCTGCCGCGTCATGCCGCCGTCGATGCAGATATTCTCGCCGGTGATGAACCCGGCCTTGTCCGAACAGAGATATAGTACCATATTTGCAACGTCTAACGGATTCCCCACGCGGCCCGCCGGCTGCTGGACGGCATCGGCGCCTTCATATACGGCAAAATCCGTGTCGATCCAGCCCGGAGAAATGGAATTTACCCGGACTTTCCCGGAGAGGCTCACTGCCAGCGCATGGGTCAGCGCCGAAATCCCGCCTTTTGCCGCCGTATAGCTCTCCGTCTGCGGCTGGCTCATGCGGTCGCGGGATGATGAAATATTTACAATGGCCGCCCCCGGCGCGAAATGCGGGAGAAACAGCTTCGTTAAGTAAAACGGCGCCGTCACGCCGACCCGCAGCGCGTACTCGAATTCCTCGTAGCTGCACGTATCGATGCCTTTCATGAGCGGCAGCGCATTGTTGATGAGGTAATCCACCTTGCCGTACTCTGCAACGACCTTTTCGGCAAAGCGGCAAAGCGTCGCCTCCTCCGCCAGGTCTCCCGTGAAATATTCGTTTGGCCGCTTGTCGATGATGCAGACATCGGCCCCGTTCTTCTTAAATTCCTCCGCCGTCACTTTCCCAATCCCGTGGGCACCGCCGGTCACAACAACTGTTTTTCCCTTGAACATAACCGTGTCCTCCTCGTTTTCTTTCTATCATACCATGTCCGCTCCGCGGCCATGGGCCTCCGGCGGATTTTAGCGCCCGGATTTCTGCGGTGCACGCAGAAACCGGTATGCGCAGGTATAATGCCTGCTTTGCGATCATTATACCATGTCCGCTCCGCGCCCATGGGGCCTCCGGCGGATTTTAGCGCCCGGATTTCCGCGGCGGGCGCGGAAACCGGCATGCGCAGGTATAATGCCTGCTTTGCGGTCATTATACCATGTCCGCCCCTACTTCACCAGCGGTTTGCCGGCGGATTCTTCTGTTTCTCTCCGGATTTCCAGGACGGCATCTCTTAACCGCCCTTCCGTATCCCGGCTCCCGTCGCGCCGGTACGCCTCAAAAATCCCCTGTACGGTGATCCGTTCGTTGACTGCCGGGTATTCGTCCGGATACCGGCGGCTCCCATCTCCCCAGATAAATTCCATACTCTGACCGCAGCAGCCCATAGTGTCCTGGACATAGCAGTAGTGATGGTATTCTCCCCGCTCTTTCTGGTACCCCACATAATAAAGGCCGTTCATCCGTACCGTCTTTCCCTCATACTCCTCCGGATTTTCATACATCTGGTACATAAACGCAGGAACCAGATCTCTGTCCATAACCGTCAGATCATAATCCACGGCCGCCGTAACCGTCTTCGTCTCCTTTTTCCCGCAGCCGGCCGCCAGAAAAGCCAGGGCGGCCAGGAATATTGCTGCCGCAGCCATCTTCATACTCCTACCTCCGAGTCAATCGCCCAATCAGGCACGAAATGCCGAAGGCGGCAATGTCCGCAGCCACAATCGTAGCCCCCACCGGCGTCCCGGCCAGAATCGAAAGCAGCATCCCAAAAGCAGCGCAGAACACCGACAGCAGGGCCGCGCAGACCGTGACAGAGCGAAAAGTC comes from the Eubacteriaceae bacterium Marseille-Q4139 genome and includes:
- a CDS encoding ABC transporter substrate-binding protein, which encodes MRQNRKHTAMAALLAAALMAGLTACGSGNQGGQKPAGTGNAGTSVQSGGSQNTEETTAGGENDSVIVVMGPTSEPEAGFDPAYGWGAGEHVHEPLIQSTLTVTEADLTIGYDLATDMAVSEDGLTWTVTIRDDVKFTDGEPLTAEDVAFTYNTLRDTSSVNDFTMLNEARAVDDVTVEFLLNRPYSIWPYTMAITGIVPEHAYGPDYGTNPIGSGRYILKQWDKGQQVIFEANPDYYGDAPKMKRVTVLFMEEDAAFAAAMSGQVDLAYTSAAYSDQSMDGYSLFSCKTVDNRGFNLPAVPAGETDENGVALGNDFTGDILVRRAINLAIDREKMIENVLNGYGTAAYSVCDGMPWYNEAAETEYDPEQAAALLDEAGWVMGADGIREKDGVKAGFTLLYSAGDSVRQALSAETANQLGEMGISVEIEGVGWDVAYDMAQSTPLMWGWGAHTPMELYNIYHTDSDGDYARYSPYANETVDQYMDEALACGDLEESYELWKKAQWDGTAGITQDGDVPWVWLVNIDHLYWVRDGLHVAEQKLHPHGHGWSIVNNVDQWSWE
- a CDS encoding alpha/beta hydrolase codes for the protein MESCTVSGYEVIVCEPAAQSSRVGVLLNDGEIAEKLSSMCEDVWLFGVVPRDRLNDYTPWPAAAMRKGAPDFGGGCESYTGHLTEGVLPLLSEKYGIGKWIYGGHSLGGLAAVYSLYCTDAFQAVFSVCGSFWYPGFLDFLSETRPVNTGAQVYLLNGAAEGAKHDNRLAKAPLFAAGAHDRIASAFLHTQAGFDPYGHHEHVTERLLNAVNWCKSQI
- a CDS encoding ABC transporter substrate-binding protein, with the translated sequence MRRLIAIFCVAALAFSAAACSRQTEAPASSAASSAEEPSTSEQAEQEAPAETEAENGYPVTVVTWDADGNEISQTFESAPERVIANNLSSAELLIRLGLEDKIVGMLNPDNQVTGEYADQINAITWIGDKKTVSKEVIVDYEPDIIVGRVAMFTESGMGTISDLNDVEISVYAQGASITSQPRSLEDVFNDILNLGVIFNVQEEAEAYVEELTARLDAVHTDDSENGLKNAVIICNFKDNSFGCYQSALQESMLNELGYTNVASGGSGFSLEDMVNMAPELIIYVTSDRNQEADAGAIEAMQEEPVLSEVPAVVNGRIVEIGYDVLMDYGASIFDAMEIISEAVQ
- a CDS encoding ABC transporter ATP-binding protein, giving the protein MDLRSEDVRYSVPGREILKGISLRVSDHAFHTILGPNGCGKTTFLKTAYRVLTPDSGTVYLDERPIRTMKNRESAKSMAVVAQFNNMNFETTVRDVVMLGRTPHLGFMEREREQDFEIVDDALRRVGMYENRDRSYLSLSGGEKQRVVLARAIAQQPKLLLLDEPTNHLDIRYQLDILRLVKSLKINVLAVLHDTQLACKFSDWIYLLKDGKIRYSGKPADVITAEHMKEIFEVDCEILTSEDGQIIIRYL
- a CDS encoding iron ABC transporter permease, which gives rise to MKNKYFAKTAKGYGALLVILAVLLILSGIIAISLGAVDIPMADTIHVLAGKLARNESLYAELGKSAVAIVWNMRVPRVLLGGFVGAGLAVCGCVLQSTVNNPISEPYILGVSAGATFGATLFIVLGLSLFTALGAFTGAMLATVMVLAIASAQGKMTTSRLILSGTVVNALFSAFSNFIISVAGNSDSIMTIKFWTMGSLANAKWDGLALPAAVVFLSGIFLMTQYRVFDAMMLGDEVAVTLGINLGFFRRIYMLVVAVMTGILVSSCGIIGFVGLIIPHLSRSFVGPNHRRLLPAAMLMGAIFLIWADVFARILVENAELPIGIFTALVGAPFFIYIVTQRGYGKE
- a CDS encoding SDR family oxidoreductase, yielding MFKGKTVVVTGGAHGIGKVTAEEFKKNGADVCIIDKRPNEYFTGDLAEEATLCRFAEKVVAEYGKVDYLINNALPLMKGIDTCSYEEFEYALRVGVTAPFYLTKLFLPHFAPGAAIVNISSSRDRMSQPQTESYTAAKGGISALTHALAVSLSGKVRVNSISPGWIDTDFAVYEGADAVQQPAGRVGNPLDVANMVLYLCSDKAGFITGENICIDGGMTRQMIYHGDFGWSLKV